The following proteins are co-located in the Rippkaea orientalis PCC 8801 genome:
- the ntrB gene encoding nitrate ABC transporter permease, giving the protein MATTLNTRRKNGNNNSYFAKWWKKNSQNILPPIVGILGFLVVWQLCSMIGLIKLPPPSDLWFNERTRIYLMYPFFNRGGTDVGLFWQSIASLQRVLIGYTLAAIVGIAAGIFVGLNSFANKALDPLFQFLRTVPPLAWVPIALAALQQNQPAALFVIFITAVWPILINTAVGVQQIPQDYINVRKVLQLSQKKFFFKILIPSALPYIFTGLRIAIGLAWLAIIAAEIVMSGIVGIGFFIWDSYQNNYISDIILALVYIGAIGLMLDRFMAWVQTLISPGE; this is encoded by the coding sequence ATGGCAACTACCCTTAACACTCGTCGTAAAAATGGCAACAATAATAGCTACTTTGCTAAATGGTGGAAAAAGAACTCTCAAAATATTCTGCCTCCTATTGTTGGAATTTTAGGCTTTTTAGTGGTTTGGCAATTGTGTTCGATGATTGGCTTAATTAAGTTACCACCTCCTAGCGATCTCTGGTTCAATGAACGGACTCGTATTTATTTAATGTATCCCTTTTTTAATCGCGGAGGTACTGATGTAGGCTTGTTTTGGCAATCTATCGCTAGTTTACAACGGGTCTTAATTGGCTATACCTTAGCGGCAATTGTTGGAATTGCTGCCGGGATTTTTGTCGGATTAAATAGCTTTGCTAATAAAGCTTTAGATCCTTTATTTCAATTCTTAAGAACCGTTCCTCCTCTAGCTTGGGTTCCTATTGCCTTAGCTGCCTTACAACAAAACCAACCTGCTGCCCTTTTCGTCATCTTTATTACCGCAGTTTGGCCAATTCTGATTAACACAGCCGTTGGTGTTCAACAAATTCCCCAAGACTACATCAACGTTCGCAAAGTATTACAACTTTCCCAGAAAAAATTCTTCTTTAAGATTCTGATTCCTTCTGCCTTACCTTACATTTTCACTGGTTTAAGAATTGCGATCGGGTTAGCGTGGTTGGCGATTATCGCAGCAGAGATTGTTATGTCTGGTATCGTTGGAATTGGCTTCTTTATCTGGGATTCCTACCAAAATAACTACATCAGTGACATCATTTTAGCTCTAGTTTATATCGGTGCAATTGGCTTAATGCTTGACCGTTTCATGGCTTGGGTTCAAACCTTAATCTCTCCTGGGGAATAG
- a CDS encoding CmpA/NrtA family ABC transporter substrate-binding protein produces the protein MSNFSPLSRRKFLVTASLSAASAVLLKGCLGNPPEPTATSSPGASPSPAASPSALTPETTPETPSAKLGFIPIFEAAPLIIAQEKGFFAKYGMNQVDVSKQANWGSARDNVEIGSAAGGIDGGQWQMPMPYLISEGLITKNNVKIPMYVLAMLNTQGNGIAIAKSQEGKNIGLDVSKAKDYITGLKASGKPFRAAYTFPQANQDFWIRYWLAAGGIDPDKEVNLMTVPAAQTVANMKTGSMEGFSTGDPWPARIVGDDIGFMAALTAQIWPFHPEEYFAMRGDWVDQNPKATKALLKGIMEAQQWCDVEANRTEMAQILSGAKYFNVPVEILEPMLKGTYIMGDGQPEIKDFQKAAMYWKSPLGSVSFPYKSLDLWFLTESVRWGFLPPNTLDNNAKALIDKVNRSDIWKEAAKEAGIPDADIPTSDSRGVEKFFDGKEFNPDNPKAYLQSLTIKRV, from the coding sequence ATGTCCAACTTTTCCCCATTGTCTCGTCGTAAATTTTTAGTCACTGCTTCTTTATCAGCCGCCAGTGCAGTCTTATTAAAAGGCTGTTTAGGCAACCCTCCCGAACCCACTGCTACCAGTTCCCCTGGAGCATCTCCCTCTCCGGCTGCTTCTCCCTCAGCCTTAACCCCCGAAACCACTCCTGAAACCCCTAGCGCGAAATTAGGCTTTATTCCTATTTTTGAGGCTGCGCCCCTAATTATTGCGCAAGAAAAGGGATTTTTTGCCAAATACGGCATGAATCAAGTGGATGTGTCGAAACAAGCCAACTGGGGCTCAGCTAGGGATAACGTGGAAATTGGGTCGGCTGCCGGAGGGATCGATGGCGGACAGTGGCAAATGCCCATGCCTTACCTGATTTCTGAGGGGTTGATTACTAAAAATAACGTCAAAATTCCCATGTATGTGTTAGCGATGCTGAATACTCAAGGGAATGGCATTGCGATCGCCAAATCTCAAGAAGGCAAAAACATTGGGTTAGATGTCAGCAAGGCTAAAGACTATATTACGGGTCTTAAAGCGTCAGGAAAACCCTTTAGGGCTGCCTATACGTTCCCTCAAGCCAACCAAGATTTTTGGATACGTTACTGGTTAGCTGCCGGAGGTATTGACCCGGACAAAGAAGTGAACCTAATGACGGTTCCCGCAGCGCAAACCGTGGCCAACATGAAAACGGGAAGCATGGAAGGGTTTAGTACAGGTGATCCGTGGCCAGCCCGAATTGTTGGGGATGATATTGGCTTTATGGCTGCATTAACCGCACAAATTTGGCCCTTTCATCCTGAAGAATATTTTGCCATGCGGGGGGATTGGGTAGATCAAAATCCCAAAGCAACCAAAGCGTTATTAAAAGGAATTATGGAGGCACAACAATGGTGTGATGTGGAAGCTAATCGTACAGAAATGGCACAGATTTTATCAGGGGCAAAATACTTTAATGTTCCCGTTGAAATTTTGGAACCTATGTTAAAAGGAACGTACATCATGGGAGATGGACAACCCGAAATTAAAGACTTCCAAAAAGCAGCAATGTATTGGAAATCTCCCCTTGGTAGTGTTTCTTTTCCCTACAAGAGTCTTGATCTTTGGTTCTTAACTGAAAGTGTTCGTTGGGGTTTCTTACCTCCCAATACTTTAGATAATAATGCCAAGGCTTTAATTGATAAAGTGAACCGTTCAGATATTTGGAAAGAAGCAGCCAAAGAAGCAGGGATTCCTGATGCAGATATTCCTACCAGTGACTCTCGCGGTGTTGAGAAGTTCTTTGATGGCAAAGAGTTTAATCCAGATAATCCGAAAGCCTATCTACAAAGTCTGACAATTAAACGAGTTTAA
- a CDS encoding calcium-binding protein — translation MVFARTLTGNDSDNFLRGDSRAERFRGRNGNDIVEALGGNDQLLGGKNDDQLFAGLGNDTLSGDDDLTLGDASDKGNDFLIGGSGSDVLIGWGDDILVGSGPNTYNANFIDSLKNDPFQTTIIGDGQRDTFVAVNKQSIDYTLTIAGYEKGIDQIDLRSFGITSANQFEEIQDKGGWYEAIAPEVNNAQLVLRININPTQLTYVI, via the coding sequence ATGGTCTTTGCTAGAACACTAACCGGAAATGACAGCGATAATTTTCTCAGAGGTGATAGTCGTGCTGAGCGTTTTCGTGGTCGAAATGGTAATGATATTGTTGAAGCTTTGGGTGGCAATGATCAGCTTTTAGGAGGGAAAAATGATGACCAGCTTTTTGCTGGTTTAGGAAATGATACTCTCTCTGGAGATGATGATTTAACCCTAGGAGATGCGTCTGACAAAGGAAATGATTTTTTGATTGGTGGTTCAGGATCAGATGTTCTGATTGGATGGGGAGACGATATTTTAGTCGGTTCGGGTCCGAATACCTATAACGCTAATTTTATCGACAGTCTCAAAAACGATCCCTTCCAAACCACAATCATCGGTGATGGTCAAAGAGATACCTTTGTCGCTGTCAATAAACAAAGCATTGATTACACGCTGACCATCGCAGGGTATGAAAAAGGGATCGATCAAATTGACTTAAGATCCTTTGGTATTACCAGTGCTAATCAGTTTGAAGAAATCCAAGATAAAGGGGGTTGGTATGAAGCGATCGCACCTGAAGTTAATAACGCACAACTGGTTCTGCGCATTAATATTAACCCCACACAACTGACTTACGTTATCTAA
- a CDS encoding response regulator transcription factor has translation MSLILIVEDEPRLAAFMEKGLQKQGFKTLVASDGEQALSITQTENFDLLLLDLGLPVMDGWSVLQQLRSQGNRIPVIVVSAVDEKELRTKGKQYNVTEYITKPFRFQDLLRQVYQYLPKS, from the coding sequence ATGAGTCTTATTTTGATAGTTGAAGACGAACCCCGTCTAGCAGCGTTTATGGAAAAAGGTTTACAGAAACAAGGGTTTAAAACCTTAGTTGCTAGTGACGGGGAACAAGCTTTGTCCATAACACAAACAGAAAATTTTGATTTACTTCTTCTTGATTTAGGACTTCCTGTTATGGATGGATGGTCTGTATTACAACAGCTACGAAGTCAAGGAAATCGAATTCCTGTCATTGTTGTCAGTGCAGTAGATGAAAAAGAATTAAGAACGAAAGGAAAGCAATATAACGTCACAGAATATATTACCAAACCCTTTCGCTTTCAAGACTTACTAAGACAAGTCTATCAGTATCTTCCCAAATCATGA